One window from the genome of Gambusia affinis linkage group LG14, SWU_Gaff_1.0, whole genome shotgun sequence encodes:
- the LOC122843237 gene encoding peptidyl-prolyl cis-trans isomerase FKBP14-like yields the protein MLLVVLSFFGSSMLTSVSGGKLPEAEVDIEVLQRPFICHRRSKYGDMLLVHHDGYFENGTMFYSSRRQNENAMWFTLGIREVLKGWDVGLQDMCSGEKRKLVIPPALAYGKEGKGKIPPESTLTFLVELLEIRNGPRSHESFQEMDLNDDWRLSKYEVKEYLRKEFERYGYPPNDTLHENMAADIFTKEDTNNDGFLSSREFTYKHDEL from the exons ATGTTGCTGGTCGTGCTGAGCTTCTTCGGCTCCTCCATGCTGACCTCCGTCAGCGGCGGGAAGCTGCCCGAAGCCGAGGTGGACATAGAGGTTCTGCAAAGGCCCTTCATCTGTCACCGAAGGTCCAAGTACGGAGACATGCTGCTGGTGCATCATGACGGATACTTTGAGAACGGGACCATGTTTTACTCCAG TCGAAGGCAAAATGAGAACGCAATGTGGTTCACGTTGGGGATCAGGGAAGTACTAAAAGGGTGGGATGTAGGCCTGCAGGACATGTGTTCAGGAGAGAAGAGGAAACTGGTAATACCTCCAGCCCTGGCCTATGGGAAGGAAGGGAAAG GTAAGATCCCACCAGAGAGCACGCTGACCTTCTTGGTGGAACTGCTTGAAATCAGAAATGGTCCGAGGTCTCACGAGTCCTTTCAGGAGATGGACCTCAATGACGACTGGAGGCTCTCCAAATATGAG gTGAAAGAATATCTCAGGAAGGAGTTTGAGCGGTACGGCTACCCGCCCAACGACACGTTACATGAGAACATGGCGGCCGATATCTTCACCAAAGAGGACACGAACAATGATGGTTTCCTATCTTCAAGAGAGTTCACCTACAAACATGACGAACTGTAA
- the wipf3 gene encoding WAS/WASL-interacting protein family member 3 isoform X1 — protein MPPPGPPPPPPPPPGPPPPPPPSAPLPQFPLEPPQLQSGGGGGGRNALLADIQKGAKLRKVTQVNDRSAPAVDKSKTNTGDVGSSQNQSAGIGPTGPSLGGLFAAGFPTLRPIGHRDLPSKTKVSRSSSSASLRPQWNPPTSADSSSLPESPKTAEIQSSFQRLLTSSASAPPSPSHGSKHPPPFQASSPPTPPPAPPSVPPPPPPPQAERPANKPPSLFSCLPPPPPSQVTRPTWLPVQHSHHTSLPQPSTPPPPPPPLTHPPPSSISDRSSGHFFYSPPPFSEPSRFPILRDSPLGPPPPPPPPPPPPLPTSFTPSCPTTLPPPPPKVAPVPSPAMRSLPPSYPCNVPTRRPPAVPRSLGVGRLLAPPPAPPARSPTTELSTRILPPPPPPPPPPFSLRNGHLHSLVDDFESKFQFHPVEDLPPPDEFRPFSRVYPSKEHRVNPKPSGIRTHLR, from the exons ATGCCGCCTCCAGGTCCCCCGCCGCCTCCACCGCCTCCACCCGGCCCCCCGCCACCGCCTCCTCCCTCCGCCCCCCTGCCACAG TTCCCTTTGGAGCCTCCTCAGCTCCAGTCTggcggaggaggaggtggaagaAATGCTCTGTTGGCCGACATCCAGAAAGGCGCCAAACTCAGGAAAGTCACACAGGTCAACGACCGGAGTGCCCCTGCAGTTGATA AGTCCAAGACTAACACAGGAGATGTTGGCTCTTCTCAAAACCAATCAGCTGGGATTGGTCCCACAGGACCCTCTCTAGGTGGATTGTTTGCTGCGGGGTTTCCCACTCTCAGGCCTATTGGTCATAGAGACTTACCAAGCAAGACCAAAG TGTCTCGGtcgagctcctctgcctccttgaGGCCGCAGTGGAACCCTCCTACATCGGCGGACTCAAGCAGCCTTCCAGAGTCTCCCAAGACGGCAGAGATCCAAAGCTCCTTCCAACGTCTTCTCACTTCCTCCGCCTCTGCTCCACCCTCCCCCTCTCATGGCAGCAAGCACCCACCACCTTTCCAGGCGTCCTCACCTCCGACGCCTCCGCCCGCCCCTCCCTCTGTGCCTCCCCCTCCTCCGCCGCCTCAAGCCGAACGACCAGCCAACAAGCCCCCTTCCCTTTTCTCCTGCCTGCCTCCTCCCCCTCCGTCCCAGGTCACCAGGCCAACATGGCTACCTGTTCAGCATTCTCACCACACATCCTTGCCCCAGCCAtcaactcctcctcctccacctccccctCTCACTCACCCGCCTCCTTCATCCATCTCAGACCGCTCGTCAGGTCACTTCTTCTACTCTCCGCCTCCCTTCTCTGAACCGTCCAGGTTCCCCATTCTGCGTGATAGCCCCCTGGgaccccctcctcctcctcctccgcctcctcctccacctttgCCGACGTCCTTCACGCCAAGCTGCCCAACCACCCTTCCACCACCGCCACCCAAAGTGGCCCCGGTGCCCTCGCCAGCCATGCGCTCGCTGCCACCATCATACCCTTGCAACGTTCCCACTCGGCGCCCGCCGGCTGTGCCCAGAAGTTTAG GTGTGGGTCGGCTGCTGGCTCCTCCACCGGCTCCTCCGGCACGTTCCCCCACCACAGAGTTGTCCACCCGCATTCTTCCCCCTCCGCCTCCTCCCCCTCCACCTCCATTCAGCCTTAGGAATGGACACCTCCACAGTCTGG TAGACGACTTTGAATCCAAGTTCCAGTTCCACCCTGTAGAAGACCTCCCGCCGCCCGATGAATTCAGGCCTTTCTCTCGTGTCTACCCAAGCAAAGAACACAGAG TGAACCCAAAGCCATCTGGGATCAGGACACACCTCAGATGA
- the wipf3 gene encoding WAS/WASL-interacting protein family member 3 isoform X2, whose product MPPPGPPPPPPPPPGPPPPPPPSAPLPQFPLEPPQLQSGGGGGGRNALLADIQKGAKLRKVTQVNDRSAPAVDKSKTNTGDVGSSQNQSAGIGPTGPSLGGLFAAGFPTLRPIGHRDLPSKTKVSRSSSSASLRPQWNPPTSADSSSLPESPKTAEIQSSFQRLLTSSASAPPSPSHGSKHPPPFQASSPPTPPPAPPSVPPPPPPPQAERPANKPPSLFSCLPPPPPSQVTRPTWLPVQHSHHTSLPQPSTPPPPPPPLTHPPPSSISDRSSGHFFYSPPPFSEPSRFPILRDSPLGPPPPPPPPPPPPLPTSFTPSCPTTLPPPPPKVAPVPSPAMRSLPPSYPCNVPTRRPPAVPRSLGVGRLLAPPPAPPARSPTTELSTRILPPPPPPPPPPFSLRNGHLHSLDDFESKFQFHPVEDLPPPDEFRPFSRVYPSKEHRVNPKPSGIRTHLR is encoded by the exons ATGCCGCCTCCAGGTCCCCCGCCGCCTCCACCGCCTCCACCCGGCCCCCCGCCACCGCCTCCTCCCTCCGCCCCCCTGCCACAG TTCCCTTTGGAGCCTCCTCAGCTCCAGTCTggcggaggaggaggtggaagaAATGCTCTGTTGGCCGACATCCAGAAAGGCGCCAAACTCAGGAAAGTCACACAGGTCAACGACCGGAGTGCCCCTGCAGTTGATA AGTCCAAGACTAACACAGGAGATGTTGGCTCTTCTCAAAACCAATCAGCTGGGATTGGTCCCACAGGACCCTCTCTAGGTGGATTGTTTGCTGCGGGGTTTCCCACTCTCAGGCCTATTGGTCATAGAGACTTACCAAGCAAGACCAAAG TGTCTCGGtcgagctcctctgcctccttgaGGCCGCAGTGGAACCCTCCTACATCGGCGGACTCAAGCAGCCTTCCAGAGTCTCCCAAGACGGCAGAGATCCAAAGCTCCTTCCAACGTCTTCTCACTTCCTCCGCCTCTGCTCCACCCTCCCCCTCTCATGGCAGCAAGCACCCACCACCTTTCCAGGCGTCCTCACCTCCGACGCCTCCGCCCGCCCCTCCCTCTGTGCCTCCCCCTCCTCCGCCGCCTCAAGCCGAACGACCAGCCAACAAGCCCCCTTCCCTTTTCTCCTGCCTGCCTCCTCCCCCTCCGTCCCAGGTCACCAGGCCAACATGGCTACCTGTTCAGCATTCTCACCACACATCCTTGCCCCAGCCAtcaactcctcctcctccacctccccctCTCACTCACCCGCCTCCTTCATCCATCTCAGACCGCTCGTCAGGTCACTTCTTCTACTCTCCGCCTCCCTTCTCTGAACCGTCCAGGTTCCCCATTCTGCGTGATAGCCCCCTGGgaccccctcctcctcctcctccgcctcctcctccacctttgCCGACGTCCTTCACGCCAAGCTGCCCAACCACCCTTCCACCACCGCCACCCAAAGTGGCCCCGGTGCCCTCGCCAGCCATGCGCTCGCTGCCACCATCATACCCTTGCAACGTTCCCACTCGGCGCCCGCCGGCTGTGCCCAGAAGTTTAG GTGTGGGTCGGCTGCTGGCTCCTCCACCGGCTCCTCCGGCACGTTCCCCCACCACAGAGTTGTCCACCCGCATTCTTCCCCCTCCGCCTCCTCCCCCTCCACCTCCATTCAGCCTTAGGAATGGACACCTCCACAGTCTGG ACGACTTTGAATCCAAGTTCCAGTTCCACCCTGTAGAAGACCTCCCGCCGCCCGATGAATTCAGGCCTTTCTCTCGTGTCTACCCAAGCAAAGAACACAGAG TGAACCCAAAGCCATCTGGGATCAGGACACACCTCAGATGA
- the LOC122843239 gene encoding proline-rich protein 15: MTEKVPWWKVFIPKKKSADPYGLGPDFNPFAQQPERLKDPSSSSKTTTTDQTVPAQGSSLLSDETFDDSKLESVFNEQTCRRNMKVSRSGRFKEKKRPRSSLPIEEKGREAAAPGREDKR; encoded by the coding sequence ATGACAGAGAAGGTCCCGTGGTGGAAGGTGTTCATTCCAAAGAAAAAGAGTGCGGATCCTTACGGCTTGGGCCCAGACTTCAACCCTTTCGCCCAGCAACCAGAGAGGCTGAAAGACCCGTCTTCTTCGTCCAAGACCACCACCACCGACCAGACCGTCCCGGCGCAGGGCTCCAGCTTGCTCAGCGACGAAACCTTCGACGACTCCAAGCTGGAATCGGTGTTCAACGAGCAGACGTGCCGCAGGAACATGAAGGTTTCCCGCTCGGGTCGGTTCAAGGAGAAGAAGAGGCCGCGCTCGAGCCTTCCCATCGAGGAGAAGGGGAGGGAAGCCGCAGCACCAGGAAGGGAGGACAAACGATGA